Proteins encoded by one window of Arachis hypogaea cultivar Tifrunner chromosome 1, arahy.Tifrunner.gnm2.J5K5, whole genome shotgun sequence:
- the LOC112805069 gene encoding putative calcium-binding protein CML19, whose amino-acid sequence MKYTQFERVLGYFDEDGDGKISASELRSQLGKMSGEILLEEEVEMAIAALDSDGDGLLSLEDMMNLMEGGEEDEKLKDLKEAFEMYDTDRCGFITPKGLRRMLKKLGESMSVEECQVMISRFDLNGDGMLSFEEFRIMMQ is encoded by the coding sequence ATGAAGTACACACAATTTGAGCGAGTTCTTGGTTACTTCGATGAAGATGGCGACGGTAAGATTTCAGCTTCTGAGCTAAGGAGCCAGCTCGGGAAGATGAGTGGCGAGATTCTGTTGGAGGAGGAGGTGGAGATGGCGATCGCGGCGTTGGATTCGGATGGCGATGGGTTGCTGAGTTTGGAGGATATGATGAATCTCATGGAAGGAGGGGAGGAAGACGAGAAGTTGAAGGATTTGAAGGAAGCTTTTGAGATGTATGACACGGATCGATGTGGGTTCATTACTCCTAAAGGGTTGAGGAGAATGCTGAAAAAGTTGGGAGAATCTATGTCCGTTGAGGAATGCCAAGTTATGATTAGTCGCTTTGATTTGAATGGTGATGGGATGCTTAGCTTTGAAGAATTCAGAATTATGATGCAGTGA